The DNA region AGGCGACCGCACGCGAGATGACTTTGTACTTGGTCGGCTTGCCCTGAAGCTTGAAGTACTGCTTGGCCAGCTTCCAGGCGGTCTCCACGGCCTCGCCGCCACCGGTGGTGAAGAAGACCTTGTTGAGGTCGCCCGGCGCGTAGTCGGCCAGGCGCTCGGCCAGCTCGACGGCCTTCGGGTGGGCGTAGGACCACACCGGGAAGAAGCCCAGCTCCTGGCCCTGCTTGTACGCCGCCTCGGCGAGCTCGTGACGGCCGTGACCGGCGTTGACCACGAACAGGCCGGACAGGCCGTCCAGGTAGCGCTTGCCCTGGTCGTCGAAGATGTAGGTGCCCTCGCCACGCACGATGGTGGGAACGGGCGCGTTCTCGTAGTCCGACATGCGGGTGAAATGCATCCACAGGTGGTCGTACGCGGTTCGGCTGAGGTCCTTGCTCACGGCTATCGGGTTCCCCACATATAGGTCTGCTTCTTGAGCTTCAGGTACACGAAGCTCTCGGTGGAGCGCACGCCGGGGAGGGCCCGGATGCGTTTGTTGATCGTTTCCAGCAGGTGGTCGTCGTCCTCGCAGACGATCTCCACCATCAGGTCGAAGGAGCCCGCGGTCATCACCACGTACTCGCACTCGGCCATGGCCGACAGCGCCTCGGCGACGGGATCGAGGTCGCCCTCGACATTGATGCCCACCATCGCCTGCCGCCGGAATCCCACGGTGAGGGGATCGGTGACGGCGACGATCTGCATCACGCCCTGATCTAGCAGCTTCTGGACGCGCTGTCGCACGGCCGCCTCGGACAGGCCGACGGCCTTGCCGATCGCGGCGTACGGACGACGTCCGTCCTCCTGGAGCTGCTCGATGATTGCGAGGGACACGGCATCGACCGCTGGTGACGATCCGTTCCCGGTCCTGGAGTCTGCGCTGCGACTGGCCACGCATCCACTGTGCACCGGGACTCGTCTGTCTGGCAACCCCGGAGCGATGAAATTCGTTGTTTGAAGGCCCAGATCTCACTGAATCCGAAGTTCACGGCGGTTGGGCATGTCGAAAGCGACACCTGAGCGACTACCCTGGTGATCTCACCCATTGGACGTGTCGACAGGAGGGGTGGTTGTGACCACCGAGGTGCGCCGTCTGCGCAACTACATCAACGGAGAGTTCCGGGACGCCGCTGACGGGCGGACCATCGATGTGGTCAACCCGGTGACGGAAGAGGTCTACGCGACCTCGCCGCTCTCCGGGCAGGCCGATGTCGATGCCGCGATGGACGCCGCCGCGGCCGCTTTCCCCGCCTGGCGCGACGCCACGCCCGCCGAGCGCCAGAAGGCCCTGCTGAAGATCGCCGACGCCTTCGAGGAGCGGGCCGAGGACCTCATCGCCGCCGAGTCCGAGAACACGGGCAAGCCGCTCGAACTCACCCGCACCGAAGAGGTCCCGCCGATGGTGGACCAGATCCGCTTCTTCGCGGGTGCGGCGCGGCTGCTCGAAGGCCGCTCGGCCGGCGAGTACATGGAGGGCCTCACCTCCATCGTCCGGCGTGAGCCGGTCGGCGTCTGCGCGCAGGTCGCGCCGTGGAACTACCCGATGATGATGGCCGTCTGGAAGTTCGCCCCGGCGCTCGCCGCGGGCAACACCGTCGTCATCAAGCCGTCCGACACCACCCCGGCGTCGACCGTGCTGATCGCCGAGATCATCGGCCAGATCCTGCCCAAGGGCGTCTTCAACGTCATCTGCGGCGACCGGGACACCGGCCGCGCGATGGTCGAGCACCCGACCCCGGCGATGGCCTCCATCACCGGCTCGGTGCGGGCCGGCATGCAGGTCGCCGAGTCCGCCTCCAAGGACGTCAAGCGGGTCCACCTGGAGCTCGGCGGCAAGGCCCCGGTCGTCGTGTTCGAGGACACCGACATCGCCAAGGCCGTCGAGGGCATCTCCGTCGCGGGCTACTTCAACGCCGGCCAGGACTGTACGGCCGCGACCCGCGTCCTGGTCCACGAGTCCATCCACGACGAGTTCGTCACCGCGCTCGCCAAGGCCGCCGCCGACACCAAGACGGGGCAGCCGGACGACGAGGACGTGCTGTACGGCCCGCTCAACAACGCCAACCAGCTGAAGCAGGTCAGCGGCTTCATCGAGCGGCTCCCCGCCCACGCCAAGGTCGAGGCGGGCGGCCACCGGGTCGGCGACAAGGGCTACTTCTACGCCCCGACCGTCGTCTCCGGCCTCAAGCAGGACGACGAGATCGTCCAGAACGAGGTCTTCGGCCCGGTCATCACCGTCCAGAAGTTCACGGACGAGGCCCAGGCCGTGGAGTACGCCAACGGCGTCGAGTACGCCCTGGCCTCCTCGGTGTGGACCAAGGACCACGCCCGCGCCATGCGGATGTCCAAGAACCTCGACTTCGGCTGCGTGTGGATCAACACCCACATCCCGCTCGTCGCCGAGATGCCGCACGGCGGCTTCAAGAAGTCCGGCTACGGCAAGGACCTCTCCGCGTACGGTTTCGAGGACTACACCCGCATCAAGCACGTCATGACCTCGCTCGACGACTGATACTCCGTCAGCAGGCAGGTCACGGCCCCGGGCACGCGCCCGGGGCCGTTCCCGTTCCCCGGCAGCGATCCGTGCCCGGGCATCGACAGGGTGTGCGGACGGGGCGTGTGCCGCTGGACGGTTGGTCCATTGCCCGCGCCGCCAGCCGACCGGCATCCTGCGCAGGTGCGAGCAACCCCGAAGAACCCCATGTCCCGCCGGTCCCTGCTGCGCGCCTTCGGAGCCACGGCGGCCGGTGCCACGCTGGCCGGCTGCGGAGTGCCCGCCGCCTATGTGGAGCCCGGCGACCGCGCCGGACGCGACACCTCGGCGAGCGACCACACCCTGCAGTTCGCGAACTGGCCCCTCTACATCGACACCGACGACGAGAACGAGTCGAAGCGGCCCACCCTCGACGCGTTCGGCAGGCGGACCGGGATCTCCGTCACGTACACCGAGGAGATCAACGACAACGACGAGTTCTTCGGGAAGATCAGCCCGGCGCTGATGAACCACCAGGAGACCGGCCGGGACCTGATCGTCATCAGCGACTGGATGTCCGCCCGGTTCGTGCGGCTGGGCTGGGTGCAGGAGATGGACCGGGCGAAGCAGCCGAACGTCGCCAAGTACCTGGATCCGCAACTGCGTTCGCCCGCCTTCGACAAGGGCCGTATGCACAGCGTCCCCTGGCAGTCCGGGATCACCGGCATCGCGTACAACCGCAAGAAGCTCGGCCGCGAGATCAAGCACCTGAGCGATCTGTGGGCGGACGACCTGCGCGGCAAGGTGACGCTGATGTCCGGGCTCGACGAGTCCATGGCCCTGCTGATGCAGGGCAACGGCGTCGACGTCACCCGCTGGCAGCCGGACGACTTCTACCGGGTGTGCGACCAGGTCGAGAAGCTGGTGAAGAAGCGGCACATCCGCCGCTTCACCGGCAACGACTACATCAAGGACCTGTCGACCGGCGATGTGCTCGCCTGTCAGGCCTACTCCGGCGACGTCATCCAGCTCCAGGCCGACAACCCGGAGATCGAGTTCGTGGTCCCCGAGGAGGGCGCCGAGCTCTGGGCGGAGTCGCTGATGATCCCCAACCTCGCGCGCCACAAGCGCAACGCGGAGCGGCTCATCGACTACTACTACGAGCCGGAGGTCGCCGCCGAGCTGGCGACCTGGGTCAACTACGTCTGCCCCGTCCCGGCCGCCCGCGACGTGCTGGCCTCCGCGAAGGACAAGGAGACCGCCGCACTCGCCGAGGACCCGCTGATCTTCCCCGACGACGCGATGCGCAAGCGGCTCGCGATCGCCCGCGACATCACCTCCGAGGAACGCACCGGATTCGCGAAGAAGTGGAACGCCATCGTCGGGCTGTGAGCCGTACCAGGGGTGGCGTAAGAGGCCGGTAAACGCGGGCGTACGCTGCGGACATGAGCGAGCGAAGAGCCCTGCTGAGGCGCATACGCGTGGGGTTGGCCGTCTTTATCGTCTGTCTGGTACTGAGCGGGCTCACCGCCTTCCCGCTCGTCCATGAACTCCACTGGGCCGAGGATCTGTTGAGGTCCTCGGCCTCTCCCGTACCGGAGCACTTCCCGGCGCTGATGGAGTGGATCACCAAGGTCCGCACCGGCCTCGACGAGGCCGACGCGAAATACCCCTTCGTGCTGTACGGCACCGACTGGCTGGCCTTCGCACACCTCGTCATCGCGGTCGCCTTCTACGGCCCCTACCGCGACCCGGTCCGCAACATCTGGGTCATCGAGTTCGGCATGATCGCCTGCGCCGGGATCATCCCGCTCGCGCTGATCTGCGGGCCCATCCGTGGCATCCCCCTCTGGTGGTCCGTCATCGACATGTCGTTCGGCGTCTTCGGGGTGATTCCGCTGCTCGTGGTGCGCCGCATGATCAAGCGACTGGAGGCCCTGGAGCGGACACCGCGGCCGGAGCCCGCGCCGACGGCCGCCCCGGCGGTCTGAGTCACCCGGCCGACGGGGCGCCGAAGGCGGCCACCACTATGTTCAACGCCGTGGGGTTCATGTCGTCCCCCTTCGCGTCCGTCGAGTTGACGCTGTAGACGAGGGTCCGGGAGAGATCACGGGTGGCCGCGACGACCGTGTTGTAGCCCCAGCGGCCACCCGTCTTGCCCCAGACCTCGCGTCCTCCCAGCCTCATGACCGAGAGCCCCGCGCTGTACGCGGCGGGCTTGCCCGTGCCGTACTCGCGGACCGATGCGTCGGGCAGCGTGAACATCTCCTGGAGCAGCGGTCCGCGCACCACCTGCCCGCCGAACAGAGCCCGGGTGAAACGCTCCAGGTCAGCGGTGGTCGAGATCAGGTCGCCCGCCGCCCAGGCGTCCGTCGCCCCCCACACCGTCACATCGCGCAGCTCGCCCGTGCCGAAGAGCTGGTAGCCGTGGTTGTGCGGCCCGCGGATCGACGGGTCGGTGCCGGGGAAGTACGTGTCCTTCAGGTGCAGGGGCTCCAGGATGCGGCGGGAGACCTGCGAGGCGTACGTGTCACCGGTGACCCGCTCGATCAGCAGGCCCGCCACGGTGTAGCCGATGTTGGCGTAGTGCTGCTGGGTGCCGGGCACGAAGTCCGGCTCCTGGGAGGTGGCTTCGCGCACGGTCCGCACCGGGTCGTGCAGGTCGAAGCGGTGCGCGTACGCGTCGTCCAGGTCGCCGCCCGAGCCGACGGACGGGATGCCGCTGGTGTGGTTCAGCAGCTGGCGCACCGTGACGTCCTTGTACCCCGCCGGGATCAGATCCGGCAGATAGCGCCGGACCGGGCGGTCCAGGCCGAGCCTGCCCTCCCCGGCCAGCTGAAGCACGACGGCCGCTGTGAAGACCTTGGTCACCGAACCGGCCCGGAAGCGGCCGTCCGGGTCCGCCGGCCGCCCGGAGGCCAGGTCGTGGACGCCGGCGCTGCCCCGCCAGTCGCCCCCGGAGCCCGAGACCCGCACCAGCGCGGCCGTGGCGTCGTCCTTCGGGAGCCCCTGGATCGCGGCGCGCAGGGCCTCGGCGTCCGGGGCCTGCCCGGTGGTCTCCCGCTGCGCGGAGTGGCCTGCGGCCGCCGGGGTACCGGCCGCCAGGGCCGGTGGGACAGGGCCCACGGCGATGCCGAGGACCAGCGCGGCTGCGACGACGGTGCGGGACGTGCGGGCGTTCATGTCGGGTGCCTCCAAGGAGTGGAATCCGTAACTGCCTACGGACTCCATCCTGTTGACCGGCCCGCCCGGGCGGATCCCCCGCCCGGGGGATTGCCGGAGGGAGACCGGCTCCCCTGCGCGGGGGAGCCGAGGGCCGGACCTCCCTCCGGAGAGGGAGTCACGACACCGCACTCGTACGCGCAGATCACCGCCTGGATCCGGTCGCGCAGCCCCAGCTTGGACAGCACATTGCCGACATGGGTCTTCACCGTGTGCTCGCTGACGACCAGCGCCGCCGCGATCTCCGCGTTCGACAGCCCGCGGGCCAGGTGCAGCAGCGTCTCGCGCTCCCGGGCGGTCAGTACGTCCAGGCGCGTCGACGGTGCCACGGCCGTGGCGGGCGGGCGCGAGGTGTACTCGGCGATCAGCCGGCGTGCCACCGAAGGAGCCAGCAACGAGTCCCCGGCCGCCACCACCCGTACCGCGTGCACCAGGTCGTCGCGGCGGACGTCCTTGAGCAGGAATCCGCTCGCGCCCGCGTGCAGCGCCTCGTAGACGTACTCGTCGGAGTCGAAGGTGGTCAGCATGACCGTCCGGCAGCCGGTCCCGGCGCTGATGGTGCGGCAGGCCTCGATGCCGTCCGTGCCGGGCATCCGGATGTCGAGCAGCGCCACGTCGGGCGCCAGCCGCCGTACCGCCTCGACCGCCGCCCGGCCGTCGCCCGCCTCGGCCACCACCTCGATGTCCGGCTGCGCGTCCAGGATCATCGCGAAGCCGCTGCGTACCAGCTCCTGGTCGTCGGCCACCACCACACGGATCGTCAACTTCCCACCTCTGTCCTCTGCTCCGTCTCTGGCTCCGGCCGTGCCCGCGGAATCGTCACCCGGACCCGGAATCCCCGCCCGCCCGGACCGGGGCCGGTACCGGCCGTGCCGCCGTGCGCGGCGGCACGTTCCCGGATACCGACCAGCCCCAGCCCCGAGCCGCCCCCGGGTCCCCGTCCGTCGTCGGTGACGGTGAGCGTCAGCGCCTCGGGTCCGTGCTCCAGCCGGACGCTGACCGTGCTCGCGTCCGCGTGCCTGATCACGTTGGTCAAGGCTTCCTGCGCGATCCGGTAGACGGTCGCCTCGACCGCCAGGCCCGGCGCGCCGGGGCTGCCCGTGACCTCGTACGAGACCGCCGGACCACTGCCGCGCACCCGCTCCACGAGACCCGGCAGTTCGGCCAGCGCGGGCTGGGGTTCCCGCGGCGCGTCCGGCGAACCCTCGTTCTCGCGCAGCACGCCGAGCATCCGGCGCAGCTGCGCCATCGCGTCCCGGCCCGTCTCCGAGATCGCGTCGAAGGCCGCCTCGGCACGCTCCGGCGCCGTGCGGACCGCCACCGGTCCCGCCTCCGCCTGCACGATCATCAGGCTCACCGCATGGGACAGGATGTCGTGCATCTCCCGGGCGATCCGGGCCCGTTCGCGGGCCGCCGCCTGTTCGGCCTCGATCCGGTGCGTCAGCTCCAGCTGACGGGCCCGGTCCTCCATCGCACGCAGATAGGCCTTGCGCGTCACCGTGAACCGGCCGAAGGCGTAGGCCGCCGCGAACACGAACAGGGAGAAGAGCAGCTCCCGCATGTCGTCGCTGCCGAGTCCGACCGAGACCAGCACCGCCGACACCGTGAGCGCCGCGATCCCGATCCGCTTCGGCGGCGAGGACAGCTCGGCCACCGTGTAGAACGCCACCAGGCCGGTGTACGGCAGCGGCTGACCCGGCCCGTCGACGGTGAAGGTGTACAGGGCGCCCGCGGCCAGCACCGCGATGAGGACCGCGACCGGTGCCCGGCGGCGGGCCACCAGCGGCAGCACCATCAGGGTGGTCAGCCCGTACGACGTCCACGTCGCCTCCGGCAGCTCCGGGGCGCGTGGGACGACGAACGGCATGGTCACGGCGGCCTGCACCAGCAGAGCGATGAGCAGGTCCACGCCGAGGGGGCCGGCTCCCGGGGCGAGTCCTGGCACTCTCGCCGTGATGTCTCGTATGCGCATCGGACCGGTGTCCTCAGGGCTTCCGCGCCACGGCGCCGAACTGGGCGACCCGGGCCGCACCGGGCTCGCCGCGCCAGTGCGCGCACGACACGATGCCCGGGTCCACGAGGTCGAGCCCGGTCAGGAACACGGCGAACTCGGCTCGGGTGCGGGCGGTGATGGGCGGGGTGGCGTTCTCGTTCCAGAACCGCATCGCCGCCTCGTTGCCCTCGCCGCCCAGCTCCAGCGTGGGATGGGTGAGCACCAGATGGCTGCCGGAGGGCAGCGCGTCCATCAGCGTGCGCACGATGCGCCGCGCCTCGTCCGTGTCGAGGACGAAGTTCAGGATGCCCAGGAGCATGACCGCGACCGGCCGCTCCAGCTCGAGGGTCGGCTGCGCGGCCCGCAGGATCTGCTCCGGATCGCGGGCGTCGGCGTCGACGTACTCGGTCGCGCCCTGCGGCGATCCGGCGAGCAGCGTCCGGGCGTGCGCCAGCACGGCCGGGTCGTTGTCGACGTACACGACGCGGCAGTCGGGCGCGGTGCGCCGGGCGACCTCGTGGGTGTTGCCGGCGCTCGGCAGGCCGGTACCGATGTCCAGGAACTGTCTGATCCCCGCCTCACCGGCCAGATATGCCACCGCGCGGCCCAGGAACGCCCGGTCGGCGCGCGCCACTTCGCCGATGCTCGGGTACATGCCGGTGACTCGGTCGCCGACCGCACGGTCCACGGGGTGGTTGTCCGTTCCGCCGAGCCAGTGGTTCCAGACCCGCGCGTTGTGGGCGACGTCTGAGCGGATGCGGTCGGGGACGGGGGTGGTGCGGGGATCGGTCATGTCGCTGCTCCTCCTGCGCCGGGCCCGCATCACGGACGATGGGGCGGGCCCATGATGCCGGACCGGTCAACGGGAGCGATCCGCCGGGGAGTTGGCCAGGACGTCGTGCAGGACATCGACCCGGTTGGTGGTGATCGAGTCGACGCCGTGCCGGACCAGGCGGCGCATGGTCCGCCTGGTGTCGGCCGTCCAGGCGGAGACCAGCAGCCCGTCCCGGTGCAGACGGTCCGTCAGGTCCCGGTCCACCAGACCGAACCGGTAGTTCAGCCAGCGCGGCCGCACCGCGTCGAGCAGTGCGGCGCGCGGTGGCGCGAGTGTCGTCCGGGTCAGGGCGATCTCGGCGTTCGGGTCGGCGGCCCGGACCCGGAGCATCGCCTCGGAGCCGGCGCAGTAGTACACCCGCTCGCCGGCCCCGCACTCGCGCACCACGCCGACGACCTTCGGCACGGAGCCGTCGGTGGAGCCCGGCAGATCGATCATGACGCGGTGCGTCCCGGCGGCGAGCAGCGCCTCGCGCAGGGTGGGCACACCCCCCCGGGTCAGCTCGGTGAGCTCCTCGTGGGTCAGCCGGTCGAGCCGCACCTCATGGCCCCACAGCCGCTTCAGCGTGGCGTCGTGCAGCAGGACCGGTACGCCGTCGCGGGTGACCCGCACATCGATCTCGACCGCGTCCGCCCCCCGTTCGAGGGCGGAGCGGATCGAGGAGAGCGTGTTCTCGCGGACGCGGTAGGGATCGCCGCGGTGGGCCACGGCGGTGACTGGGGTGACCATGGGGCCATTGTGACCACCGGGGTCACCGGCCCGTGCGCTCCAGCCAGTTCGTCGTGTACGTGTCGATCTCGGCGGCCAGCGTCCGCTTGCCCGCCGCGTCCAGGTACGACGCCTCGACGGCGTTCTTCGCCAGCGACGCGAGACCCCGCTCGTCCAGTCCGAGCAGGCGGGCGGCCACCCCGTACTCGTTGTTGAGGTCCGTGCCGAACATCGGCGGGTCGTCGCTGTTGATGGTGATCAGTACGCCCGCGTCCACCATCTCCTTGACCGGGTGCTGCTCGATGTCCGCGACCGCCCGGGTCGCGATGTTCGAGGTCGGGCAGACCTCCAGCGGGATGCGGTGCTCGGCGAGGTGGGCCAGCAGCTTCGGGTCCTGGACGGAGCTGGTGCCGTGACCGATGCGCTCGGCGCGCAGATAGGTCAGGGCGTCCCAGACGGTCTGCGGCCCGGTGGTCTCCCCGGCGTGCGGCACGGAGTGCAGGCCCGCGGCGATCGCCCGGTCGAAGTAGGGCTTGAACTGCGGGCGTTCCACGCCGATCTCCGGACCGCCGAGACCGAACGAGACGAGTCCCTCGGGCCGCAGGTCCATGGCGAGCCGGGCGGTCTCCTCGGCCGCTTCGAGTCCGGCCTCGCCGGGAATGTCGAAGCACCAGCGCAGCACGACACCCAGCTCGGCCTCGGCGGCCTTGCGGGCGTCCTCTATGGCCTCCATGAACGCCTGCTCCGGGATGCCGCGCCGGGTCGACGAGAACGGGGTCACCGTCAGCTCCGCGTAACGGATGTTCTGCCGCGCCATGTCGCGGGCGACCTCGAAGGTCAGCAGCCGGACGTCCTCCGGGGTGCGGATCAGGTCCACGACGGAGAGGTACACGTCGATGAAGTGCGCGAAGTCCGTGAAGGTGAAGTAGTCGGCGAGCGCCTCGGGGTCGGTGGGGACCTTGGAGTCGGGGTGGTGCGCGGCCAGCTCGGCGACGATGCGGGGCGAGGCGGAGCCGACATGGTGGACATGCAGTTCGGCCTTGGGCAGCCCCGCGATGAAGGGGTGCAGATCGGTCATCGGACTCTCCCGGGCGTGGAACGGTTCGGATGCCGGGCACGGTCGGCCGGGCAGGGGACGGGGATCATCGTAGGCCGGGCCCACCGGTGCGCAGCGGGGCCGTAGCATGACGGGATCACGATGGGGGAGGCCCATGTCAGACAACACAGAGCAGCCCGCGGGCGGGGCCGCGCCGCGCGATCCGTGGGCTCCGCCGGACAGCAAGGTGCCGCTGGAGAAGCCGGCCGGTGATCCTCGCCCGCCCGCTGTGCACAACCAGCCCACGGTCACCTCGATGCCGGGCGTCGGGGACGGCCCCGCACCGGCCGACTCGCCGCCACCGGGATTCGGTTCGCCGGCGCAGACCGGGCCGGTGCCCGGATTCGGTCCCGGTCCCGGGGAGGTACCGCCCCCGCCGGTCGGTCCGAACGGACCGGGCCAGCAGGTCCCGCCGGTCGCCGGACAGTACGGCTACCCGGCCCCACCCGTCCCGCAGTACGGCGGATACCCGGGGTACTCCGGC from Streptomyces sp. NBC_01591 includes:
- a CDS encoding gamma-aminobutyraldehyde dehydrogenase — its product is MTTEVRRLRNYINGEFRDAADGRTIDVVNPVTEEVYATSPLSGQADVDAAMDAAAAAFPAWRDATPAERQKALLKIADAFEERAEDLIAAESENTGKPLELTRTEEVPPMVDQIRFFAGAARLLEGRSAGEYMEGLTSIVRREPVGVCAQVAPWNYPMMMAVWKFAPALAAGNTVVIKPSDTTPASTVLIAEIIGQILPKGVFNVICGDRDTGRAMVEHPTPAMASITGSVRAGMQVAESASKDVKRVHLELGGKAPVVVFEDTDIAKAVEGISVAGYFNAGQDCTAATRVLVHESIHDEFVTALAKAAADTKTGQPDDEDVLYGPLNNANQLKQVSGFIERLPAHAKVEAGGHRVGDKGYFYAPTVVSGLKQDDEIVQNEVFGPVITVQKFTDEAQAVEYANGVEYALASSVWTKDHARAMRMSKNLDFGCVWINTHIPLVAEMPHGGFKKSGYGKDLSAYGFEDYTRIKHVMTSLDD
- a CDS encoding sensor histidine kinase, producing the protein MRIRDITARVPGLAPGAGPLGVDLLIALLVQAAVTMPFVVPRAPELPEATWTSYGLTTLMVLPLVARRRAPVAVLIAVLAAGALYTFTVDGPGQPLPYTGLVAFYTVAELSSPPKRIGIAALTVSAVLVSVGLGSDDMRELLFSLFVFAAAYAFGRFTVTRKAYLRAMEDRARQLELTHRIEAEQAAARERARIAREMHDILSHAVSLMIVQAEAGPVAVRTAPERAEAAFDAISETGRDAMAQLRRMLGVLRENEGSPDAPREPQPALAELPGLVERVRGSGPAVSYEVTGSPGAPGLAVEATVYRIAQEALTNVIRHADASTVSVRLEHGPEALTLTVTDDGRGPGGGSGLGLVGIRERAAAHGGTAGTGPGPGGRGFRVRVTIPRARPEPETEQRTEVGS
- a CDS encoding DUF4190 domain-containing protein: MSDNTEQPAGGAAPRDPWAPPDSKVPLEKPAGDPRPPAVHNQPTVTSMPGVGDGPAPADSPPPGFGSPAQTGPVPGFGPGPGEVPPPPVGPNGPGQQVPPVAGQYGYPAPPVPQYGGYPGYSGYPQAPWGGPPPSNGMGTAAMVLGILAICMFCIYGIPSLILGALALIFGILGRKRVQRGEATNSGQALAGIIMGSIGIVFGVAIISFFIWLFVAHADDLDDNTYNDDPYSTSLVVDVTR
- a CDS encoding glycerophosphodiester phosphodiesterase, producing the protein MVTPVTAVAHRGDPYRVRENTLSSIRSALERGADAVEIDVRVTRDGVPVLLHDATLKRLWGHEVRLDRLTHEELTELTRGGVPTLREALLAAGTHRVMIDLPGSTDGSVPKVVGVVRECGAGERVYYCAGSEAMLRVRAADPNAEIALTRTTLAPPRAALLDAVRPRWLNYRFGLVDRDLTDRLHRDGLLVSAWTADTRRTMRRLVRHGVDSITTNRVDVLHDVLANSPADRSR
- a CDS encoding response regulator transcription factor gives rise to the protein MTIRVVVADDQELVRSGFAMILDAQPDIEVVAEAGDGRAAVEAVRRLAPDVALLDIRMPGTDGIEACRTISAGTGCRTVMLTTFDSDEYVYEALHAGASGFLLKDVRRDDLVHAVRVVAAGDSLLAPSVARRLIAEYTSRPPATAVAPSTRLDVLTARERETLLHLARGLSNAEIAAALVVSEHTVKTHVGNVLSKLGLRDRIQAVICAYECGVVTPSPEGGPALGSPAQGSRSPSGNPPGGGSARAGRSTGWSP
- a CDS encoding adenosine deaminase, producing the protein MLRPRCAPVGPAYDDPRPLPGRPCPASEPFHARESPMTDLHPFIAGLPKAELHVHHVGSASPRIVAELAAHHPDSKVPTDPEALADYFTFTDFAHFIDVYLSVVDLIRTPEDVRLLTFEVARDMARQNIRYAELTVTPFSSTRRGIPEQAFMEAIEDARKAAEAELGVVLRWCFDIPGEAGLEAAEETARLAMDLRPEGLVSFGLGGPEIGVERPQFKPYFDRAIAAGLHSVPHAGETTGPQTVWDALTYLRAERIGHGTSSVQDPKLLAHLAEHRIPLEVCPTSNIATRAVADIEQHPVKEMVDAGVLITINSDDPPMFGTDLNNEYGVAARLLGLDERGLASLAKNAVEASYLDAAGKRTLAAEIDTYTTNWLERTGR
- a CDS encoding polyamine ABC transporter substrate-binding protein, translating into MSRRSLLRAFGATAAGATLAGCGVPAAYVEPGDRAGRDTSASDHTLQFANWPLYIDTDDENESKRPTLDAFGRRTGISVTYTEEINDNDEFFGKISPALMNHQETGRDLIVISDWMSARFVRLGWVQEMDRAKQPNVAKYLDPQLRSPAFDKGRMHSVPWQSGITGIAYNRKKLGREIKHLSDLWADDLRGKVTLMSGLDESMALLMQGNGVDVTRWQPDDFYRVCDQVEKLVKKRHIRRFTGNDYIKDLSTGDVLACQAYSGDVIQLQADNPEIEFVVPEEGAELWAESLMIPNLARHKRNAERLIDYYYEPEVAAELATWVNYVCPVPAARDVLASAKDKETAALAEDPLIFPDDAMRKRLAIARDITSEERTGFAKKWNAIVGL
- a CDS encoding SAM-dependent methyltransferase, whose translation is MTDPRTTPVPDRIRSDVAHNARVWNHWLGGTDNHPVDRAVGDRVTGMYPSIGEVARADRAFLGRAVAYLAGEAGIRQFLDIGTGLPSAGNTHEVARRTAPDCRVVYVDNDPAVLAHARTLLAGSPQGATEYVDADARDPEQILRAAQPTLELERPVAVMLLGILNFVLDTDEARRIVRTLMDALPSGSHLVLTHPTLELGGEGNEAAMRFWNENATPPITARTRAEFAVFLTGLDLVDPGIVSCAHWRGEPGAARVAQFGAVARKP
- a CDS encoding Lrp/AsnC family transcriptional regulator, which translates into the protein MASRSADSRTGNGSSPAVDAVSLAIIEQLQEDGRRPYAAIGKAVGLSEAAVRQRVQKLLDQGVMQIVAVTDPLTVGFRRQAMVGINVEGDLDPVAEALSAMAECEYVVMTAGSFDLMVEIVCEDDDHLLETINKRIRALPGVRSTESFVYLKLKKQTYMWGTR
- a CDS encoding serine hydrolase domain-containing protein; this translates as MNARTSRTVVAAALVLGIAVGPVPPALAAGTPAAAGHSAQRETTGQAPDAEALRAAIQGLPKDDATAALVRVSGSGGDWRGSAGVHDLASGRPADPDGRFRAGSVTKVFTAAVVLQLAGEGRLGLDRPVRRYLPDLIPAGYKDVTVRQLLNHTSGIPSVGSGGDLDDAYAHRFDLHDPVRTVREATSQEPDFVPGTQQHYANIGYTVAGLLIERVTGDTYASQVSRRILEPLHLKDTYFPGTDPSIRGPHNHGYQLFGTGELRDVTVWGATDAWAAGDLISTTADLERFTRALFGGQVVRGPLLQEMFTLPDASVREYGTGKPAAYSAGLSVMRLGGREVWGKTGGRWGYNTVVAATRDLSRTLVYSVNSTDAKGDDMNPTALNIVVAAFGAPSAG